The nucleotide window ACGCCAAGCACAACCACATTGTGTGTGTCGAGTTCTGCTTTAATGTCACGCAGGCCTTTTGCTTGCGTTGTACAGCCCGGAGTCATCGCTTTCGGGTAAAAGTAGAAAAGTACTTTCTTGCCTTTAAAATCACCAAGTGTCACTGTGTTGCCGTCTTGGTCGAGCAAAGAGAAGGCTGGCGCTGGCGAGCCTGCTGTCAGCGTATTCATTATGATTTCCTTTACTTTATAGTGTGTTTTTAATGAAATTCAGAGAACCTTGTACGTTGAGCGACTGACAAAGTTCATCGAAATCTTCTTGTAATTGCATCAGGTTGCAATCGGCACTCACCGATGCAGTAATGGCAATGTGGAATTGATCGACATCGGCCTGAATCTTTGATTTGCTGATGGTTCGTGCGCTTAGCGAGTCGAGTCCAATCTGTTGGTCAGCAAAGAATTGAGTGAATTTCTCGGTGAGCCCCGGGCGGTCTTCTGACTCGATAAACACTTCCATGGTGTAACTGTTGTCGATTAACTCATGAGCGGCGGTACGCTTCATTATTGTGATCAGATCGTGTTCTTGCCCCAGTAAAGGCATCTGTGTTTCGACACGAGTGATATTACTGGTGCTACCTGTCAGCAGCATAATTAGGGTAAATTCATTGCCAAAAATAGCGATTCGGCTATCGACAATGTTACAGCCAGCTTGCGTAACGAGCTTTACGACTTGGTTACAGATACCTGGACGATCCGTTCCAACTGCTGTAAGTACCAGATGTTGCTTCATAAATGAGCTTCTTGTCCTTTCTTCAATAGAAAGATGTTAGCACAGATACACCAGAGAAAGATCGAGTCAGTCCGCTTTTGTTTACAACATGGTTTTTTTATTCACTCACGTCTGACTTGATTAAGTTCTCTAGAGAGTATATTTCTGAGCTTAGTAAAAATGAGGTCTTGGTTTGGCTCACGTCTTGTTCTTCAAAATTGAATCAGTTAACGAACACAACTATCGAATTTAGTAGGAACCAGACCAAAGTGAGCATTTAAGTTGCGAGATCTCTAACATCTGATAATTATTCACTCATTTGTACTTTGTAAGCGAGTTTACGCTCTTGTGTTTTTCAATCGCATTAAAGTACCATGCAGAAAGAACTAAATAAGGGAGATAAACATGTTTTCAGGAAGTATCGTAGCGCTGATTACGCCATTCAAAGCGGATGGTGAAGTAGACTTTGACAGTTTACAGAAGCTAGTGGAATACCATATCGAATCTGGTTCGGATGGTATTGTGGCGGTAGGCACAACCGGAGAGTCGGCGACACTGACGATTGAAGAGCATGTAAAGGTCGTAAATAAGGCGGTAGAGTTTGCTGACGGTCGCATCCCGGTGATCGCGGGCACGGGGGCAAATGCTACCCACGAAGCCGTGACATTTAGCAAATTGCTAGCGGATTCTGGCATTGCTGGTTTCCTAAGTGTTACGCCGTACTACAACAAACCAACACAAGAAGGTTTGTACCTGCACTATAAAGCCATCGCAGAAGCGAGTGATGTGCCACTCATTCTTTACAATGTACCGGGTCGTACAGCTGTTGATATGCAGCCAGAGACAGTGGCACGCTTGTCAAAGCTTGATAATATAGTCGGTATCAAAGATGCGACTGGCGATTTGGATAGAGTTGCAATTCATCGTGAACTTTGTGGCGAAGATTTTATCTTACTAAGTGGTGATGATGCGACGGGTTTAGATTTCGTTAAGCTTGGTGGCAATGGGGTTATCTCGGTAACCAACAACATCGCAGCGAAAGATATGGCAGACATGTTCCATTTGGCAAGTGAAGGTAAGTACGAAGAAGCAGAAGCGATAAACGAGCGCTTAATGACTCTGCATAAGAATCTGTTCGTTGAAGCAAGCCCGATCCCAGTAAAATGGGCAGCAGAAAAGCTGGGTTTGATCGACGATGGTAGCTTGCGTCTTCCTCTAACCACGCTTTCTGAAAAAATGCAGCCGATCGTGGAACAGGCGTTAACCGACGCCCGTATTTATAAAGATTGAGTTACTAGGATTGACGTTCTGGGGGCCTATGCGCCCTCAGTGTTTTAGGAGTATAAATGAAGCTTTCAAGTCAGTTAGTGTTAAGTTCATTAGCTGTATTCGTATTGACTGCCTGTACAGGTGGTGCTACCCAGCGTCGTCAGGCAAAGGACGATTTCGAGTATTTAAACACCCCTACGTTGGGTGAATGGAATACGCCGCAAGGTGTTCAACCGCAACTCTACCCGAACTACGAAATCCCTCAGGGTACGTATGCTGGTGGTGTGGGTAAAAACGTTGATATTCGTCCACCACAACAAGTGCTCGAACTGATTCCTGGTGCTCGCTTGGATCGCAGTCAAGATGGTGAAGTGACGCTGTGGTTACTCCGTAAAGACGAGTTAGACAAGGTTTGGCAAACGGTACAAGGCATGGTTGAAGCCAGAAGAATTCCGGTTGAGAGCCAAACCGATTCGCGTATTGAAACGGGTTGGGTAACTTGGGATTCTGCTGATGAAGACATGGAGATTGGCAGCCGATACGAGATACTGCGTACACAGGCTGGTAGTCGTTATGGATTCAAAGTCAGTCTTATTGATTGGCGTGAAGGTGGTCAAATTAAAGAAGTCACTCCGACTAACCGTGAACGTTACAATGTGTTCATGACTAACCTGGTAACCGCTCGCTACGATCAACTAGTTCGTGAAGATGCGCAGCGTAAAGCTCAGGAGCTGGTAAAACAGATCCCTGTTACGATGGGCACAGACCGAAGTGGTCTTCCTGTCATCATCGCTCGTGCTCAATATGACGTATTGTGGCCGCGTCTGCCAGTTATTCTGCCGAAGATGGGTTTCACTATTGAAGATCGTACTCAATCTCAGGGTACAGTAGAAGCGAAATACGCATCACCGGATGATGAATTCTGGAATGAGATTGGCGTTAAACCCGTTGATTTGGATGCGGGTAAATACACCTTCCTATTTGGCGACTTGGGTAACCGAACATCAATCAATATTACCGACTCTTCAGGTAAGCCGGTTGAAGAAGCATTCCTTAAATCACTGGCGCCAGTTTTGGCCGCAGTGGTGAAGCAGTAATTGAAAAGCACTGGCTATTATTAGAAAAAAGGGACCGTTTGGTCCCTTTTTAGTTGGTATTCATTAACGAGAAGGATCGTCTTTTTTGTCTTTTTCCCCGTAGCGTTCCTGATCGAGCTCGTTCAATTTATCTAAATCGTTCTTACGACTTTTATCCATTTGATCAAACTTCATTTTGGCGGTGTATTTCAATGCGGCAATATTACCGATGATGACACTTAACACGACAATGATGATAACCCATGGGTTAGTGAGCAGTTCTATCATAGCGCCTCCGGCGGTGGCGTAATGTTACGAATAAACGTAGACACAATCTTATCTAAATTATTTAGTATTGAATCTATTCCCGCAATATTATGCTGCTGATTTTGTTTCATCAGTTCACTTCTCAGCAGCTCGGGCGTTACCTGTGAGCAACATTCCTGACCAACAGCTTTATGACTAATATGCCACGGTTCCATCGCAACGCCACCAAGATCTTCTTTATAAGGGAAGAAAAAACCAAATTTATCGAGATGTGCTTTCAACCACAGATAGAACTCATGTTGGTGGCCGTCTAGATACTCCCAAGGCTCCAGTTGCAGAGCGGTACCTTCAGGTAACAAGTTACGCGCATAGACATCAAAATCACATCCCCAGTGGTGACGACTACCCCCGGGTAGAGCAGACCAGCGCAGAATTGCCATTAACTTCTCTTCATCACTCAAAGCAGACTTATTCAGTGGCTTCGAGTCTGAATCAAGAATGGGCAACTCACCAGAAAACTTTCCGTTCCAGATTGAGCGCTGACGCGAAAAATCTCTAAAGCCGCTGGCAATCTCCATTTTAAAACCAGCATCCGTTGCAGCCTCAATCATTCTGAGCAGGTCATGAGCCACTTCTGGATGAAGCAAAAAGGCTTTCTGACCAATCATGGTTGATTGAAGATGAGAATCGGTGGTTCCTGTTAGTTGCGATGGTGTCATGTTGTTCTCGTTAACTGGCTGTTAGCGGCCGATTACTTCGCCAATAAATGCTTAAGCGTATTTTGGTACATGTCCGTTAACTTTTCTAAGTCGTCAACTTTCACGCACTCATTCACTTTGTGAATGGTGGCGTTTACTGGTCCAAGCTCCACTACCTGGCCACCCATACGAGCGATAAAACGACCATCCGAAGTACCGCCTGTTGTCAGCAGTGCTGGTTTAGTATGGTTTACTTCGTCAACGGCAGCTACAACGGCATCCAGTAATGCGCCAGTATCGGTTAGGAACGGGTCACCGTTGAAAGTCCAGTCTAGCTCGTAGTTCAGGTCGTACTTATTCAGTGTCTCAGTGATACGTTCAACAATGATCTCATTGCTGAGCTCGGTGCTGAAACGCAGGTTAAACTGAACGTTGAATTCACCCGGAATGACGTTTGAAGCACCAGTACCAGCCGACACGTTCGGAATCTGGAAGCTGGTTGGCGGGAAGTAGTCGTTGCCTTTATCCCATTCCGTTGTCGCTAATTCGTGAATCGCTAACAGAGAAGAGTGAACAGGGTTATTGGCGAGATGTGGATACGCCACGTGTCCCTGAGTACCTTTAACCGTAAGATCACCTGTGATTGAACCACGGCGACCATTTTTTACGACATCACCAACGATCTCGGTACTTGAAGGCTCACCAACGATACACATATCTATGTTTTCACCACGTTCCATCAGCGCTTCTACCACGCGAACGGTACCATTGATGAAAGGCCCTTCTTCATCTGAAGTAATCAAAAAGCCGATAGAGCCTTTGTGGTCCGGGTTTTCTTCGATAAAGCGTTCAACAGCGACAATCATTGCTGCCAGAGAGCCTTTCATATCCGCCGCACCGCGACCATGCAGGTAGCCATCGATTATTGTTGGCTCAAATGGATGAGTATCCCATTGTTCAAGCTTGCCCGCAGGTACTACGTCAGTGTGGCCAGCAAAGGCAAATAGCGGTGCTTCGGTACCACGGCGAGCCCAAAAGTTGGTTGTATCTTCAAACACCATGACTTCGATTTCAAAACCAAGCGCTTTTAGTCGCTCGATCATTAAGTCCTGGCAGCCCGCGTCTTCAGGCGTTACGGATTGTCTGCTGATTAGGTCTTTCGCAAGAGCCAGTACTGGACTGTCTGTCATCCTTGAGTGTTCCTTAATTTATGAGTTAAAAATCGTTGTGTATTGATCAGCTTTAAAACCAATATGGAGTTGATCATCTACTTTTAAAATTGGGCGCTTAATCATCGCTGGGTTTTCCACTAGCAGTTTGATAGCATTTTCTTCATTCAGAGAATCTTTCTGTTCCTGAGTCAACTGGCGGAAAGTGGTACCACGTTTGTTGAGCACGATTTCCCAGCCTAGCGCATCACAAAATTCTGTCACCAATGCTTCATCTACGCCTTGTTTGCGGTAGTCATGAAATTCATACGCGATATCTTCTGCTTCTAACCATTTCTTGGCTTTTTTAATTGTGTCGCAGTTTGGGATACCAAACATGGTAATCGTCATAATGTTTCCTTTTCTCTTTACTTTGTTCTTATGCACTGAGACCGTGATTCTCAGGTGCTCAAGCTATTTTGAGCTATTTATCGCATCCTACCAAGAAGCAAACAAACTGACAAAATGCGATAGAGAATAATTTATGTCTTCTAACCAAACCAAATTGCCGAGTTGTAAACGTTGGTAACTTACAGAATGAGTCAAATTGGGAATTAACTTGTAGGAATTTGAGTAAAAAGACACCAAAAAAGGGTGGATAAGTCGAGTTATTGATCAAACGCAACATCTCGCTGTGCAAAAACGAAATAATGATTCAGCACAAGTTTAGGAGGTGTCAATGGAGTTGAGTCCTGTTTTTGCAAGGCGGTTATATTTGGCCTTGTTGGTCGAAAGCCTGGAAAGGCCAAATGTACCAAAATTAATCGAACAAACGGGGTGGCCTCGACGTACAATTCAAGATGTACTAAAGGCATTACCGGGTATCGGCATCGAGCTTATATTTGTTCAAGATGGTCGACGTCATAATGATGGCTATTACCAACTTTCGGATTGGGGACCTTTTGATAGTCAATGGGTTCTGGAGCGAGAGCGAGATATCGCTAGTAGCCTTGGATTTCGTGCATAAGCCAGCAATCGCTGGCTTTTTTTATCTATCGCTGAATAGACAGAACGAATTACTTACAGCGGTATGCAGCCCCAAGTACTGTGAATGACGTTACAAAATACTGTGGAGAAACCATAAATACCGTATCTGCACCGATAGCCATTGCGTTGTTTTTTAAGTCGTTAGTCGCGCCTTTGATCATGTCATCGTTAGTATAGAACAGGTAGCTATACCAATGTCCTTCACTGCCAGTTACTTCACCGAGGTACTCGCATTGGGCTGGATCAAACTGGCCATCTATCCGTATTTCGACCTGCTGGTTTTTATCGTCCGAATGAAGAGGTGTCAATGAGCAACCAGAGAGCATGAGGGTTGAAATAACAAGGATGAGGCGAAGCATATTATTTCCCCATGAAAATAGTGGCGGCGAAACCAATCCAACTGAGAACAAGTAGCACCCATGGTAGCACGGATGATTTTTTCGTCGCGGGTTCGACGGCAGTTTGAGGCTCGTGTTGTGTTTGTTCTTCGGTCTGACGTTGTTTTTCTCTTTGCTGTTTCTTTTTGGCTTTGTCTGCTTGTCGGCTTCGTTCCTTCTGTTGCTTTTTATACAGTGCGATACCTTTCTCGATGCCTTGCGCAATCAGTTTGGTTTGTTCTTTCGTTTGCCCTGGCTTCTGCGTGGCTTTGGCAATGCTCATGGCTTCATTCTGGGTTTCTTGGGAAGGGACGGGAGCTGCGGTATTTTTCTTTTTCATGTCTTTATTTACTCGGCAGTAAGAGCCTGCATCTTGAAATTACTTAAGCCTAGTCTACTCGTCAAGCGGGTTGAAATGAACCGTCTAGCGCAAGTTCTGAATAAGCTTTCTCTTGTTTTAGTTGGGGGGGATACTTTACTGATGCCAGTAGGGGCTTGCGTTGCAGTTTCTCTGTGATCAGGTAAAGTGACCGCAGTAAGTTATTAAAGAAGAAGATATTGTGCGCTACACATTTGATCAATATGACGCTCATGGATTTTTGAAAGCGCCGATTTTTGTTTGGCTAGGGTGGATGTTTCTTGCCCGATCTTGGGTGGTGTTTGCCATGGCAGGTGTCAGCCGGGAGAGTGGAAGTAAACTGCTGTCGATTGTCTATCCAGACTCGAGCACACTATATTTAGGTTTATCGATGGGTATTCCCAGTCTGCTATTGATGTGGTTGATGGGGTTACGTCAACCTGATCGAAGATGGGTGAATAAAATAACGAGCTATGGCCGAGAGGTGACTTTGATCTTGTGCGCTATTCAACTTGCTCAGACCCTGTATCATGTGTATCTAGAGCATGGTGTATTCAATTGGGCAAACGCGCTGACCATCACCTTACTCACCTGGTTTATGATCTACTTTCTGAATGGAAGGTGGGTGAAAGACTGTTTTAATGTGCCTCATTTTGAGCATAATAAAGAGCAGCCTTCAAATAATTAAATAAAAATCAATAGATTCCCGCACAGGGGCAAAGTATAGAGGATACCTCAATGTTACAAGCTCAAACGGCTATCGTGCCAGAAGCAGGACCATTTGCACTGTTTACTCAACTGAAAGTAAACCAAAACCGTGACCACGTATTGGCGAAACTTAAAGCGCTTCCAAAGCTGGTTGAGGAGCTAAATAACAGCCAGCCAGGTGCTGATCTCACACTGTCTATCGCATTCACAAAAGCATTCTGGCAGCACCTAAATGTTGATGTACCTGAAGAGTTAATTGACTTCCCACAGCTAGGGGAAGGGGACATTGTTGCTCCAGCAAGCGATGTCGATGTACTCATTCACTGTCACTCCACTCGTCACGATTTACATTTTTACGTACTGCGTAAGTTTCTGACAGAGACAGTAGAAGATGTCACCGTTGTTGATGAAACGTATAGCTACCGTTATCTGGATGCCCGTGATATGACTGACTTTATCGATGGCACAGAGAACCCAGAAGGCGAAGCACGAGCTGAGGTAGCCTTGATCAAAGAAGGCCCATTTGCTGGTGGTAGCTACGTAATGGCTCAGCGTTTTGAACACAACCTCCCGGCATGGAACCGTTTGAACGTAAAAGCACAAGAGAAAGTCATTGGCCGTACTAAGCCAGACTCGATTGAGCTGGATGATGTGCCAGCAGCGTCTCACGTTGGCCGTGTAGACATCAAAGAAGAAGGTAAAGGCTTGAAGATCGTTCGTCACAGCTTGCCATACGGTACAGTGACGGGGGCTCACGGCCTGTTGTTTATCTGCTACTGTCATACTCTGCATAACATCAAAGTGATGCTGGAGAGCATGTACGGTGTGACGGATGGCAAAACTGACCAACTACTGCGTTTTACTAAAGCAGTAACTGGCGCATACTTCTTTGCTCCATCACAGGAAATGCTGGCGGAACTAGCTATCAAATAAGTTTAAGTTGCTACTTTTCCAAACCCTCCAGATTGATAAGGCCGTTCGTTTAACCGCGAGCGGCTATCCCAGTCTGCCGTCATCCTGAAAAGCGACGAAGGAGCGTGATTCAGGATCTTCTATCCGAGTACTTTGTAGTCAAAGAATTATCTATCTATTCTCTGCACGCTGATATTAGATTCCTAGTCTCGCTAGGGCTCGCTGGAATGACCCAATAAGAATCAAAAAGCGAAAGGCATTGTCCACACTCGAAGTGTTTGTCTCTGCTGTGTTATTTTTCTTTCGCTTCCTATCTTGTTGCCTAAAAGCACTAAACCTTCCAAGAATCCGGCCGATAAATATCCAATACCTTCATCTTATTGGAGCACATATTTGTGGCTATCACCGTTAATACCAATATTTCAGCTCTGGTGGCACAGCGTCATTTGACCAACGCAACTGACATGTTGAACCAATCTATGGAGCGTTTGTCTTCAGGGAAGCGTATTAACAGCGCAAAAGATGATGCTGCAGGTTTGCAGATATCTAATCGCTTACAAGCGCAGATGCGTGGCTTAGATGTTGCGGTTCGCAATGCTAACGATGGTATTTCGATCATGCAGACCGCAGAAGGCGCAATGAATGAAGTTAGCAATATCATGCAGCGTATGCGTGATCTCTCCTTACAGTCTGCGAATGGTTCAAACAGCAATGCAGAACGAAGTGCACTGCAAGAAGAAGTCAGTGCGCTGAATGATGAGTTGAGTCGTATTGCTGAAACTACCGCGTTTGGCGGACGTAAATTACTTAATGGCACCTTCGGTAAATCAGCCTTTCAGATTGGCGCAGCGTCAGGAGAAGCGGTACAAGTCGAATTAAAGTCTATGCGCACCGATGGGTTAGATATGGGTGGGTTCAGTTATATCTCACAGGGAAGAGCTGGGACAGATTGGAAAGTTAAGGGGGGTGTAAACGAACTTAACATGTCTTTTATTAACCGCTTGGGTGAAACGGAACACATCCAAATTAACGCTAAAGCCGGTGATGATATTGAAACCTTAGCCACCTACATTAATGGTCAAACTGACAAAGTGTCCGCCTCTGTCAATGAAAGAGGTCAATTACAGCTTTTCATGGCAGGCAAAGAAACGTCTGGCACGATTTCGTTTTCTGGCAAGCTGGCGAACGAGTTAGGTTTGGAGCTTAAAGAGTATCAAGCGGTCGACAACATCGATGTCTCCAGCGTTGGTGGGGCTCAGCAAGCGGTGGCGATTCTGGATACGGCGATGAAATATGTAGATAGTCACCGTGCCGAGCTCGGTGCTTATCAAAATCGTTTTAATCATGCGATAAACAACTTAGACAATATTCATGAGAATCTCTCTGCTTCTAATAGTCGAATCTTAGACACAGACTATGCCAAAGAAACCACGCAGATGGTCAAACAGCAGATCTTGCAACAGGTCAGTACCTCTATTCTTGCGCAAGCGAAACAAGCGCCAAATCTTGTTTTATCTTTACTGGGCTAATGCCATCTTCCTTAAAATTTATAAAAAAAACAGCCTGTATCGACAGGGACAAAAGAAGCTTTAGTTAAAATTTGACGTTTTTTTGCTTTTTTATCTATTTCGTCACGATCGCCCCTAAAAATGAACTTTTTTCTAAAAAATCGAAGATTTTTCCTAAAGAAATCAGATTTTGCGTCGTTAATAAAAGTAACTTTGAGAGAACTACTTGGTTTTCCGAGACGTCGGAAACCGCTACACCGGAAAATCAATTGGAGAAATCACCATGGCAGTGACTGTAAACACAAACGTATCAGCGATGACCGCTCAGCGTTACCTAAACAATGCAAACTCATCTCAACAAGCGTCTATGGAGCGTCTGTCTTCAGGCTTTAAGATCAATAGCGCAAAAGATGATGCTGCTGGCTTGCAAATCTCGAACCGTTTGAATGTACAAAGCCGTGGTCTGGATGTGGCTGTTCGCAACGCGAATGACGGTATTTCCGTTGCACAAACTGCTGAAGGAGCGATGAACGAAACCACCAATATTCTGCAACGTATGCGTGACCTTTCGCTTCAGTCTTCGAACGGTTCTAACTCAAAAGCAGAACGTGTTGCGATTCAGGAAGAAGTGACTGCACTGAACGACGAGCTGAATCGTATTGCAGAAACCACCTCTTTTGGCGGTAACAAGCTTCTTAACGGCACGTATGGCACCAAATCATTCCAAATTGGCGCAGATAATGGCGAAGCAGTGATGCTTGAGCTGAAAGATATGCGTTCTGACAACAGTATGATGGGTGGTCTTAGCTACCAAGCTGAAAATGGCAAAAGTAAAGACTGGAATGTGTCTGCGGATAAATCAGACATGAAAATCAGTCTGACAGACAGCTTTGGTCAAGAGCAAGAAATCTCGATTAATGCAAAAGCTGGCGATGATATTGAAGAGCTGGCAACCTACATCAACGGTCAGACTGACTTGGTAAAAGCATCAGTTAATGAAGATGGCAAGTTACAAGTCTTTGCTGGTAACAACAAAGTGGATGGTGAGCTGTCATTCTCTGGTGGCCTATCTGGTGAATTAGGCCTGGGTGAAGGTAATAAAGTAACAGTTGATTCTATTGATGTAACGTCAGTGGGCGGAGCGCAAGAATCCGTAGCTATCATTGATGCTGCTCTGAAATACGTAGACAGCCATCGCGCAGAGTTAGGTGCATTCCAAAACCGTTTCGACCATGCAATCAACAACTTGGATAACATTAACGAGAACGTGAATGCGTCGAAGAGCCGTATTAAAGATACCGACTTCGCCAAAGAAACGACACAAATGACCAAGTCTCAAATTCTATCGCAAGCGTCAAGTTCAATCCTTGCGCAAGCGAAACAAGCGCCGAACTCAGCGCTAAGTCTGCTAGGTTAAGCGTTATACCAACATTAACCTCAGGCAAGAACCTCATTGGCTCGTGGTGAGAGATGAGCGAGTAAACCCAGCTTCGGCTGGGTTTTTTTCTATCTGACGAAAATACACCGATGGGTTATTTGGCCACATTGAATGGAGGTCACACTTCGCTAAGTCGAAGAAAGTAAGCGCAAAAAAATGGAAAATTCTCCTAAAGGATAGGTATTGATCGCCGTTAAAGGGATTGAGAGAAATGAGATGTACCTAAGTGAGGTGAGAGACACGAAGGTACATTCACAAAAGCCTTAAGGAGATCAATTATGGCGATTAACGTTAATACCAACGTTTCTGCAATGACCGCACAGCGTTACCTGAATCAGGCCGCGGATGGTCAACAAAAATCAATGGAGCGCTTGTCTTCGGGTTATAAAATCAATAGCGCGAAAGACGATGCGGCGGGTCTACAGATTTCAAACCGTTTGAATGCACAAAGTCGTGGCCTGGACATGGCGGTGAAAAACGCTAACGACGGTATTTCTGTTGCACAGGTTGCTGAAGGTGCAATGGATGAATCGACTAATATCTTACAACGTATGCGTGACCTTTCACTTCAGTCTTCGAACGGTTCTAACTCAAAAGCAGAACGTGTCGCGATTCAGGAAGAAGTGACCGCACTAAACGACGAACTAAACCGTATTGCGGAAACCACCTCTTTTGGTGGTAACAAGTTACTTAACGGTACTTACGGTACTCAATCTTTCCAAATCGGAGCGGACTCAGGTGAAGCAGTGATGCTTTCTCTGGATAGTCTGCGTTCGGACACTTCTGCTATGGGTGGTAAGAGCTACGCCGCAGAAGAAGGTAAAGATGCATCCTGGGCAGTGGGTGAAAAAACTAAGCTTCAAATGAATTACACCAACGCGCAAGGTGAAGAGCAAAAGCTGACCATCAATGCAAAACAAGGTGATGATCTTGAGCAACTAGCCACTTATATCAACGGTCAAAGCGATGACGTAAAAGCATCAGTTGGCGAAGATGGTAAGCTGCAAGTGTTTGCTTCGTCGCAAAAAGTGACTGGCGACGTTGAATTCTCTGGCAACCTGGCTGGTGAAATTGGTTTCGGTGATGCAAAAGATGTCACGGTTCAAGACATCGATGTTACTTCAGTCGCGGGCTCTCAAGAAGCTGTAGCTGTTATCGATGGTGCACTTAAGTCAGTGGACAGCCAGCGTGCGTCACTTGGTGCGTTCCAAAACCGCTTTAACCATGCGATCAGCAACTTAGATAACATTAATGAAAACGTTAATGCGTCTAAGAGCCGTATTAAAGATACCGACTACGCGAAGGAAACAACGGCAATGACTAAGTCGCAAATCCTTCAGCAAGCGAGTACTTCAATCCTGGCACAAGCGAAGCAGTCACCATCTGCAGCGCTAAGCTTGTTGGGCTAACACGGCTGGTTCAGTAAAGCGATGGACCCTATCGTTAGCTCATAAGTTGGAAGGGAGATTGTAATGGAAATAGCCTCCTACACATCGAACATCCAGTCTTACGGTGCAGAGGATGGCACCAAAGTTGCTAGTAAAAATGGCTATGGCATAGGTATGCCGGACCCAGCAAGTTCAGTCGGTGATATTTCTCAGCCACAAGTGAAAAACACCGAGCACGATCTCTCTGTTCAAACTGTGATGAAAATGGCGGAAAGCCGTCAGGAGCTGAACAGAGAAGAACGTGAAAAAATGGTCGCACAAATGAATGAGTTTGTGACATCCATAAACAAGGGAGTGGCGTTTCGCGTGGATGAGGAATCTGGCCGAGACGTTGTGACGATTTACGAAGCCAATACTGGCGACGTGATTCGTCAAATTCCTGATGAAGACATGCTGGTTGTTTTGCGTCGCCTAGCTGAGCACACAGCTAATAGCGGTTTGTTAGTTGAAAAAGTGTAGTCATTTTTAGAGGTGATTTAATGAGTTTAGGCCCATTGGGGATGTCTGGCGGCATGGATATTAACACCATGGTCAGCAAAATTGTCGATGCCGAGCGTGTACCAAAGCAGCAACGTATTAACAATGAACGCACGACGATAGATGCCAGCATCAGTGCCTATGGGCGACTCAGAGAATCGTTGGATACGATGAAAAACCTTATGGTGAACTTCCGTCAGGAAAAAGCTTTTGCTGCCAGGACGGTTGAGACCACGGACGATAAGATCGTATCTGCCACCGCAACTACCGATGCTATAGCTGGTAAGTATGCTATCGATGTGTTGCAGCTTGCACAAAGCCATAAAGTTGCGTCTGATGTTTTACCAGAAGACGCAAAGTTTGGCCCGGGTAAGCTGCATATTTCGCTTGGTGAAGACAGTTTTAACATCAGTGTCCGTTCAAGATCTAAGCTCGCTGATGTCGTTCGTAACATTAATGGTGCGAGAGATAACACAGG belongs to Vibrio sp. STUT-A11 and includes:
- a CDS encoding DUF4156 domain-containing protein, whose product is MLRLILVISTLMLSGCSLTPLHSDDKNQQVEIRIDGQFDPAQCEYLGEVTGSEGHWYSYLFYTNDDMIKGATNDLKNNAMAIGADTVFMVSPQYFVTSFTVLGAAYRCK
- a CDS encoding DUF2956 domain-containing protein, with product MKKKNTAAPVPSQETQNEAMSIAKATQKPGQTKEQTKLIAQGIEKGIALYKKQQKERSRQADKAKKKQQREKQRQTEEQTQHEPQTAVEPATKKSSVLPWVLLVLSWIGFAATIFMGK
- a CDS encoding DUF2919 domain-containing protein, with amino-acid sequence MRYTFDQYDAHGFLKAPIFVWLGWMFLARSWVVFAMAGVSRESGSKLLSIVYPDSSTLYLGLSMGIPSLLLMWLMGLRQPDRRWVNKITSYGREVTLILCAIQLAQTLYHVYLEHGVFNWANALTITLLTWFMIYFLNGRWVKDCFNVPHFEHNKEQPSNN
- a CDS encoding Dyp-type peroxidase, encoding MLQAQTAIVPEAGPFALFTQLKVNQNRDHVLAKLKALPKLVEELNNSQPGADLTLSIAFTKAFWQHLNVDVPEELIDFPQLGEGDIVAPASDVDVLIHCHSTRHDLHFYVLRKFLTETVEDVTVVDETYSYRYLDARDMTDFIDGTENPEGEARAEVALIKEGPFAGGSYVMAQRFEHNLPAWNRLNVKAQEKVIGRTKPDSIELDDVPAASHVGRVDIKEEGKGLKIVRHSLPYGTVTGAHGLLFICYCHTLHNIKVMLESMYGVTDGKTDQLLRFTKAVTGAYFFAPSQEMLAELAIK
- a CDS encoding flagellin, which produces MAITVNTNISALVAQRHLTNATDMLNQSMERLSSGKRINSAKDDAAGLQISNRLQAQMRGLDVAVRNANDGISIMQTAEGAMNEVSNIMQRMRDLSLQSANGSNSNAERSALQEEVSALNDELSRIAETTAFGGRKLLNGTFGKSAFQIGAASGEAVQVELKSMRTDGLDMGGFSYISQGRAGTDWKVKGGVNELNMSFINRLGETEHIQINAKAGDDIETLATYINGQTDKVSASVNERGQLQLFMAGKETSGTISFSGKLANELGLELKEYQAVDNIDVSSVGGAQQAVAILDTAMKYVDSHRAELGAYQNRFNHAINNLDNIHENLSASNSRILDTDYAKETTQMVKQQILQQVSTSILAQAKQAPNLVLSLLG
- a CDS encoding flagellin is translated as MAVTVNTNVSAMTAQRYLNNANSSQQASMERLSSGFKINSAKDDAAGLQISNRLNVQSRGLDVAVRNANDGISVAQTAEGAMNETTNILQRMRDLSLQSSNGSNSKAERVAIQEEVTALNDELNRIAETTSFGGNKLLNGTYGTKSFQIGADNGEAVMLELKDMRSDNSMMGGLSYQAENGKSKDWNVSADKSDMKISLTDSFGQEQEISINAKAGDDIEELATYINGQTDLVKASVNEDGKLQVFAGNNKVDGELSFSGGLSGELGLGEGNKVTVDSIDVTSVGGAQESVAIIDAALKYVDSHRAELGAFQNRFDHAINNLDNINENVNASKSRIKDTDFAKETTQMTKSQILSQASSSILAQAKQAPNSALSLLG
- a CDS encoding flagellin, which codes for MAINVNTNVSAMTAQRYLNQAADGQQKSMERLSSGYKINSAKDDAAGLQISNRLNAQSRGLDMAVKNANDGISVAQVAEGAMDESTNILQRMRDLSLQSSNGSNSKAERVAIQEEVTALNDELNRIAETTSFGGNKLLNGTYGTQSFQIGADSGEAVMLSLDSLRSDTSAMGGKSYAAEEGKDASWAVGEKTKLQMNYTNAQGEEQKLTINAKQGDDLEQLATYINGQSDDVKASVGEDGKLQVFASSQKVTGDVEFSGNLAGEIGFGDAKDVTVQDIDVTSVAGSQEAVAVIDGALKSVDSQRASLGAFQNRFNHAISNLDNINENVNASKSRIKDTDYAKETTAMTKSQILQQASTSILAQAKQSPSAALSLLG